The sequence ccgagccgagcggagccgcgccgcgccgcgtTGCGCCGGCGGGGTAGCCCCGGAGGAGGGAACAATGCCGGGAGATGGCCGTGCGGGGGGTCGGGGCGCGGCGGCCCTGCCCGGGATGCGGTGCCCGGCGGCGGAGGCTCCGGGAgcggccccggcgccgcccggcccggaCAAAGGGCGGCCGGGGGGGAGGCAGCGCCGGgggacaggggtggggggaCCCGAGCAGACGGGAAGGTGCGGGGCCGTGGGGAGCCGTGCGGGGTCCGGCGAGGGCGGGTGGAAAGTTTGGCGGGGGCCGCTCGCTGCCGTTTGTTTCGTTTGGCGAAATAATCCCTTCGGGGATGGGATGCGCCGGGCAGCACCGTAACGAggagggcggcggggaggcAGCGAAAGCGCCCTCTCCGCGGCCCGCGTTCCCGGGGGGGAGCCCGGGACCCCACGCCGCCCACGCCGCCGCTCCGGAGGGCGAAGTTGCTGGGGGCCGCCGGCGACCCGGCTGTCTCCCGAAAGCGGCGGGGAAAGGCGGCTCGGCGGGGCCGTGCCCGGTGCGACCGGCTTCGGGTGTAAATAGGCGTACGCAGAGAAACAGATTTATTCCCGAGCTAACCCAAAATGAATGATTTCGATTCcagatggggtggggggaaggcagCCTCACGCTAACCGGGTAGGCAGGGGCGCGGGCAGCCGCAGCCCGGCGCGGAGCTCCTTCCCGGCCTCGGCAgcgggggcgcggcgggaggCACCGGCAGCCGGGGGCCGCCGTCCCGCTGCCTGCGCCCGCCCGCCTCGCCTCCGCCTGCATCCGTCCCCTCGCAGGGCACGGGAGCCGAGGCTCACCCTCCTCCATAAATAAGCGTGTCGAGGTAAAAATAATTacctctgcttgctgcttttaattaaagtCTCGGAGGGAAAGTGCTGGATTATGGTAATGAGCAGACATACGTTCCCTCTTGTCGAGCGGAGCGAGAGGTGAGCTGACATGCAATCAGCGACAATGACAAGCCACTTGAAACCCATTCGCTCTGCTCCTCTGTCACTGCCCGGAGACGGCCCCGCTCCTCTCTTGcaggggcggggtgggggtggggggacggGACACCGGCCGGGAAGGGGGGCCCGCACGCTGCTGGCCCCTTTTTGCCCGGCTGCTGCCCGTGGCAGGATTCGGCCCGGGGTTCTCCCCCCAGCGCCTGCCCGTCGCTGCCCGTCGCCGGCGCCCGTCGCGCTCGCTGATAAACCATCGCGGCAGCTTCCCCGCACCTCGCCTCCGCTCGCGGAGCTCCTCGCcgcctttattattttttcttccagatcgGTGAAAGTGCTCACCTGCcgctttttttattattattattattattttgttaattatacaatcttttatattttgttttgttttccccgGCGGGTCGCAGCCGCACCTCCTCGCAGCCCTGCGGCAGGGCCCCACCGCGCTGTAACGTCTCCGCTCTGCCCCTCTCTCCGCCCGCAGGCATGGAGGACGCCGGCGTCCAGAGGGGAATATGGGACGGGGACGCCAAGACGGTCCAGCAGTGCTTGACTGACATTTTCACCAGCGTTTACACCACCTGCGACATTccagaaaatgccattttcgGCCCCTGCGTCCTGAGCCACACATCCCTGTACGACAGCATTGCCTTCATCGCCCTCAAGTCCACCGACAAGCGCACCGTCCCCTACATATTCCGGGTAAGAGCCGCTCGCCCCGCGGCCGGGGAACttgcccgccgccgccggtcGCCCCGATGGCCACTGCCCGATGCTTTCCCCCACCGCTGGCGATGTCAGAGCCGCTCTcctgccgccgctgccggggctgcccggccccACCCCGTCGGTCAGTCGGTCGGTCGGTCCGTCCGTCCGTCTGTCCGTCCGTGCGCGGTTATTAACGCGGGGTTTGCAGGTGGACACGTCGGCAGCCAACGGCTCGTCGGAGGGGCTGATGTGGCTGCGGCTGGTGCAGTCAGCGCGGGAGCGGGAGGAGCAGAACCTGGAGGCCTACATCAAGAGCGGGCAGCTCTTCTACCGCTCGCTGCGCCGCATCGCCAAGGACGAGGAGCTGCTGGTGTGGTACGGCAAGGAGCTGacggagctgctgctgctcagccccgCCCGGGCCCCCGCCCGCAGCAATGGTGGGTGTCCCGCGCGGCCGCGCCGCGACCCCCTTCCTGCGGCCGCGGGTGACCGGGGGCCGCCGTGGAGGGGGGAGGCTGGGCGAGGATCCGCACCCGGGGTGGCTGTAGGGAGGCGGCCGGCGTCGGGAACCCCCGCCCCCCTTCCCCTTGCTCCCCGGGGGACGCCCCGTCGCCGGCCGCGGCTGACGGTGCCTCCGTCTCTGTGTGTCCCGTCCCGCCTGTGCGTGTGCCCGGCCGCAGGGTCGCCGCCCTTCGCCTGCCCCGAGTGCAGCCAGCGCTTCCAGTTCGAGCTGCCCTTCGCCGCGCACCTCCGGTTCCGCTGCCCTAAGAGGCTGCACGGCCCCGACACCGGTCCCGCCGCCGAGGCCCCCGTCGGCAAAGACGGCGCCGGCAAGGAGCAGGAGGCCGGCAAGTACTGCAAGGCCGGCGGGCCGCTCCACCACCCCTTCCCCGGGGCCGAcggcggcagccccgccgccagcACCAAGCCCTCCACGGACTTCCACAACCTAGCGCGGGAGCTGGAAAACTCCCGCAGCGGCCACGGCGGGTCGCCGGGGCGGACGGCGGCCCCCGAAGGCGGCCCCGAGGCGGCGGCCGGGAAAGCCAAGCGGCGGTACCCCGAAGAGGAGGAGCGGggcgccggggcggcggcgcggggccgctTCCCGACGGagcggccggggctgccctcGGCGCCCAAGGAGGAGCCGGTGTGCGCCCCGCAGCAGCAGTACCGGGCGACCGGCTCCTACTGCGGCTTGGAGGAAGGCGGCCGCCTCTTTGCGCCGCCCAGCCCGGAGACGGGGGAGGCCAAGCGCAGCGCCTTCGTGGAGGTGAAGAAGACGGCCCGCGGCCCCGAGCCCGAcggcggcggtggcggcccCGAGGAGGGCCAGGAGCgcgcctcccccgccgccccgggggctgccggcaGCGAGCCGGGGCTGTgcccccgcggcggccccgggggccCGCTGGCCGCCCGCCTGGAGGGGGGGCAGCCCGGCTCGGGGCAGCGCCTTCACCACCGTGCCGCAGCTGGGGGGTGGCCCCGGCGGCGGGTCGGAGGAGCGCAAGAGCGCCTTCTCCCAGCCCGCCCGCTCCTTCCCCCACGTCCCGCCGCTAGTGTTGGGCCAGAAGCTGGGTGGGCTGGGCGAGCCCTGCCCCGACGGCACCGGCGCCCCCGCCCGCCTCTATGCCGCCGAGGCGCTGGCCGTCAAGCTGCCGGGCGGCGGGGaagcggcgggcggcggcggggggggaggcggcggcggcggcggggggggaggcggcggcggggggctgcccaAGCAGAGCCCCTTCCTCTACACCACCGCCTTCTGGCCCAAGagctcggcggcggcggcggtggcggcggcggcggcggggccgctgcagctgcagctgccgtCGGCGCTGACGCTGCTGCCGCCGTCGTTCACCTCTTTGTGCCTGCCGGCCCAGAACTGGTGCGCCAAATGCAACGCATCCTTCCGCATGACCTCGGACCTGGTGTACCACATGCGTTCCCATCACAAGAAGGAGTACGCGCTGGAGCCCCTCGTCAAGCGGCGCCGCGAGGAGAAGCTCAAGTGCCCCATCTGCAACGAGTCCTTCCGCGAGCGCCACCACCTCTCCCGCCACATGACCTCGCACAACTAGCGGGGacccccctcaccccaccccgGGGACCCCCCGCGGAGGGCAGCGGCCGCCCGAcgctttctttcctttcttttcgATGCACGCATTTTCACTTTccggggaggggcggggagggcagcgggggtgaagaggaggagaagaagaagaagaaaaaggaggaggaagaaaaaaggaaaaaaaaaaataaaagcaccgggaaaaaaagaagaaaaaaaaagcgccaatgacttaaaaaaatacattttttaaaatgtcatatatTGCAACATATTGATGCATTTGTCATACGTTTCTACTTAAATTATTAAGCACTTATGGTTTAGatgtaataataattatatGTCAGggtaaatttttattttagatataaAGCTAAAGGCGGGGAGgtgcgcggcgggggcggcgggccggggtcCTGCATGCGCCGggcgcctcccgcccgcccggcccccgccgcccgtGCCCCTGTCACTGCAGAGTGTCACTTGGTGCCCGTGGAATGGAGTCTCGATAGTTCCGTGTTACCTTGCCTTTTTTCGGTTTGGGTTTggttcccccccctcccctctctcgAAAAGATTTATTAAACTTTATAGTTTATCTGGGTATGTTGGATGCTTTGACAATAAatgactttattttcttcaaagcacCTGGACGTTACTCGAtgccggcgcggcgggcggtgggagcggagcggcggcgTGAGCGGTGCCCCCgcctgggccgggccgggctgcggggccggggcgaGACTCAGCTGCCTCTCCTCTCCGTTcgccttcccttccctccctccttccctcgGCCTCTTACAGCCGTCCGGTCTTCCGTCTGTTCATCCTTGGGTTTGCCCCGCATTTTACTcaccttttgtttctctttctttcatccTGTTCTTCCCTTTATTTCgtcttcctttctcattttttgctttatttcattttttccttttgcctttctttttctttctttctctttctgtctcttcctttcctctctccagtTCTCCTTTTCcgtttccctttcctttttttttttccttttccctttcttttccttttccttttttcttttcctttttccttttttcttttcttttttccttttttcttttcttttccttgtccttttccttcccagccctcTTGTCGGGCTTCCACTTTCCTCTATGCCACCCACCCATCTCACCTCTGCCAGGAGCCTTTATTGCCCCCCACCCTTACCAGGGCTGTGCATGGTTCCCAGCTTGCAGGGTGAGGGGAGCCTGGGCcctggctgtgggcagagctCCCAGGAGTTGCACAGGGCCTGGGGTGACAGGACACAGAGGAGCCCCCAGTCTGGGGTGTCCTGAGACAggggggctggtggtgggtcccctctgccccagtGCATTGTTGGGGTGATGGGCCCACAGCTAGGGACACATGGGAGGGCTCAGGAAAGGGGGATCCTCCCTGGACATGGCAGTGAACAGCCTGATCCTATGGGTACCACCTGCAGTGGGTGCATTTTGTGTCAGACCCACATATTTTTGGGTGCAAGGGAGAGCACTAGCTGATGCAGCAGCATGGTGATGTATTGAAAACTCATCTCCACGCGCAAGCTGGTGTAACTGGTGAGGGCTGGGTGTCACAGGGACAAGGCTGCACGTGGGTCGCCAGCAAGGAAAATATCTCAGGGCAGGAGGCATGCCAGGAGTCCAAGTCAGAGCTTGGGAGTCCCACAGTTTTGTGCAAATGTGGCACAGGGTGCCGCCGGCATCCACTGCCATCCATTTTGGAATTTGCCATGAAGAACCCCAACCTACTGCACAACCTTTACAGCTCGGGGTGAGTTAGCTGAAGCTTCAAATGGGACACACTTAAAAGCTCTGCATAGTTTGAGCTGCATTGTCTCTTCCTGCAGAGACCTGAGGCCGATCACCAGCACCGGCACTCCTGTACTTCAGAAGAGCACAAGCGGGTCACTGATAGGAAACTGGTATCAGAGTCCGGAGgtgccccccgcctccccgTACAGCTTCCCTGTGATGATGTCTGCCCCATCAGCACACTTGCCCTTGAAAGCCAAAATCTGCCTGGCCCCCAGGACGGTACAAATAACCCCCAAACCACACAAGGTGCTGAAAcgtcacccccagcccccaaacGCTGTTCATTGCGGTCAGGCACACGCGTGGCTACACCTGCCCGCAATTAATGGCGGGCTCGAGAGCCCTAATTACCCCCCAGGAGCGTTCCTTAGAGGCGGTAACGTCGCTGTGGCTCGGGAGGGCGTTCGGGGGGTGCCCCGGGCTGCCGTACCGGGCCCTTTGCCCGGCGacgccgggggcgggcgggcatCGCCATCTAGCGGGGCCGCCGGCGGGCCGCGCTcggcggggagcgcggggggagcggggggatGCCCGGGGGGAGCGCGGGGGTGCCCGGGGATGCCCGGGGGGAGCCCGGGGGTGCCCGGGGGATGCCCGGGGGGAGCCCGGGGGTCTCCGGAGGTTGCCCGGGGGATGCCCGGGTGTGCCCGGGGGGTGGCCGGCTGCCTGCCTGCGCTTCTCGGCGGTGCGcggctccccagcccctctggcGGGGCAGCTCCGCTTCTccagcagccccggggccgCTCTCGGGGCTCGGTGCGTGCCCGGCACCCCGATAAAGAAGGTACAAACGGAGCTCTCCCCGCCTCCGCGCACTCTGATTTTTAGGTCCTCGTGCTGTTAAGAGCTGCAGCTTCATCTCCTCGGCCCCCTCGGCCTTGTCCACGGGTGAGTGTTGCAGGAGCTGGCTCACCGGGGCTCGGGCACCTCGGCACACACGGCATCTCTCAAATTAAAGCCAAGTACTTCATGGCCTCTCCCTGTTTCGCCCCGGCAGCACCCTGCTCTTCCACCCTTTCATTTTGACCCTGTCTGCAGGCACTGTGTTAAGCCCCAGGGCTTTGCTCTGGCGGTCTGTCTGGGCTAAGGGGTGCCTGCCTGCACCGTCAGCCCCTTAAAAATAATGCCACGTAGTAACGCACCTGTGGTGCAGCACGCACCCTGTGCCATTACTGCTACACAAAGCTCACGCTGTTTCTCTACATGAGTGCCAAAAATGTACAGGAGTTGTGGGCAGGAAATCTAATCGAAGATGTTAGActttattttgataaaatcTGGTATCAGGCTCAGAAGTGATATATAAAACCCAGCTGATGCTATCTGCACAAGCAGGACATCACATTATAAGGGCAAGCAGCACCCTTGGTCCTGTATGGTTGAGTGTTGTACGGAGGACGGCGACAGGAGTTTCCCTTGGGCCACTGGGGCTTAGGACTTGGCCGCAGCAGATCCTTCACCCCCTCAGAACCGTGCTGGCTTTCCTCAGGGTCAGAGTGAGTGCTATTGCCCAAACACTGCTCTTTTGTCaattaaacagtactggttGCACGGGAAATCAGAAGGAAGggaatatctttattttatttttttttagtgtctttTGCTGTCTGTGGACTGATACTGtgctgcatttctgtgcagGGTAGAGCCTAGCCAAGCCACAGAACCAGCCGGCTTTCCCTGGCATGGGATcctctcccagcactgcagcccagAAAAGGCAGCACTGAGGCATTTCTTTGGGAGAGCTGCCCCTGCAAGCCTGTGCGGGAGCACACAGCTGCGTCTGCCTTCAAAGCCCATGCCATGAGGTGCATCTTTGACAACCTGCAGAGAAGTATGAGCACCTTGAGAGTGAGGAAGGGCAGCCTTCAGCCTCGGtcagccccagtgctgccagggGAACCCTTTGTCTGCTTCCTGCAGTGCTCAAGGTAAGGCTGCTTGGTCTGTGGCCAGGCCATgctgcaaataattaaaataataattccaaCAAATGCAGATATTAATCTGTCACCAGGATGCAGTGGGCACGCTTGCATCTGCATTAGTTACTGTTTGAAAGCAGATCTGAATTGCATTTGTTCTAATACATTTCAGTCATATTTGTGGGCAAAACTGGTTTGCGgctttattgtttgtttttaatacaacaaGCAGCAGTCAGGTGGCCATGGGCAGCAGACCCACAGTTCGTGAACCCCCAGGCTGAAGCAGAGAACAGCTGCCTGTCttggggcctgatcctgccccCACCAAAGCCAATGAGAGCTTTGCCTCTGGCTTCATGTGGCAGCAGGTTCAGCTGTGGATTAGCACCCGTGCGGTCAGACACAGGAAGCTGAACTCACGACAGCGTGGATGCTGACTGCTTTCAccaggatatttttctttaggtCTGGACAGAGGCGTCTGAGCAAGGGtcagccccctcccagctctgccgGAGCATCCCCCTGGCTCACGGCAAGAGCTCGATATGCATCACAGTCTGCAGAGGCTGCCCAAAAATCTCTCTGCTGGGTTTTCCACTAAGTGTGAAGATGTAAAGCAACACGCTG comes from Falco naumanni isolate bFalNau1 chromosome 1, bFalNau1.pat, whole genome shotgun sequence and encodes:
- the PRDM8 gene encoding LOW QUALITY PROTEIN: PR domain zinc finger protein 8 (The sequence of the model RefSeq protein was modified relative to this genomic sequence to represent the inferred CDS: deleted 1 base in 1 codon); the protein is MEDAGVQRGIWDGDAKTVQQCLTDIFTSVYTTCDIPENAIFGPCVLSHTSLYDSIAFIALKSTDKRTVPYIFRVDTSAANGSSEGLMWLRLVQSAREREEQNLEAYIKSGQLFYRSLRRIAKDEELLVWYGKELTELLLLSPARAPARSNGSPPFACPECSQRFQFELPFAAHLRFRCPKRLHGPDTGPAAEAPVGKDGAGKEQEAGKYCKAGGPLHHPFPGADGGSPAASTKPSTDFHNLARELENSRSGHGGSPGRTAAPEGGPEAAAGKAKRRYPEEEERGAGAAARGRFPTERPGLPSAPKEEPVCAPQQQYRATGSYCGLEEGGRLFAPPSPETGEAKRSAFVEVKKTARGPEPDGGGGGPEEGQERASPAAPGAAGSEPGLCPRGGPGGPLAARLEGGSPARGSAFTTVPQLGGGPGGGSEERKSAFSQPARSFPHVPPLVLGQKLGGLGEPCPDGTGAPARLYAAEALAVKLPGGGEAAGGGGGGGGGGGGGGGGGGGLPKQSPFLYTTAFWPKSSAAAAVAAAAAGPLQLQLPSALTLLPPSFTSLCLPAQNWCAKCNASFRMTSDLVYHMRSHHKKEYALEPLVKRRREEKLKCPICNESFRERHHLSRHMTSHN